The sequence CCCTGCGCACCCACGGCCCCCGCCCCGTCGTCCGCGACATCGGGTACTACGTCCCCCGCGTCGGCGCCCTGGAGGTCTTCGCCCGCATCTCCGCCGGCGACCGCCTGCGCGCCATGGCCTTCCGCCTGGAACGAGGCGAGGACCACCGCTGGCGCTGCACAGCGGTGGAACTGGGCGGCCCGAGGCCACCCCACGCACCCGAGGACGACTGAGCCCGACACGAAGCCCCTGGTCAGCTGTGCGCAGCCATGCTGCCTCAGCAGCGGGCAGTCGTGCCTCCCCCAGTGCCTCAAGGACCTGGAGGCACCCCTCAGGCGCGGGCAAGCGAGCCAACCCCCGCCCAGCACCACGCACCCAGGCCGTACGCACCGAGGCAGTACCGCCGTACCCAAGCCGAAGGGCCGGGTCCCCAAAGGAGACCCGGCCCTTCACAAAGGCTGAAGCACCGCCGGCTACTTCTTGCGGCGCCGCCCGCCCTTCGCCTGCCGACGACGCTCGGCCCGCGTCAGCCCGTCCGACTCGGACCGCACAGGCTCCTCGTCCTCGAGGTCGCGCTCCACGATGCCGCCCTCACCGTCCACGGTGGGCGCGGAGAAGTGCAGATCCCGCCGCTGCGGAACATCCAGCCCCTTGGCCCGGATCTCCGGACGCGCGCCCGCCTGCGCCGGCACCGTGTCCTGGACGGCGCCCTCCGCCACCGGCTGGGCCTCCTCGACCGGGACCTCCTCGACCTGCTGCTCGACCTGGACCTCCAGGTTGAACAGGTAGCCGACGGACTCCTCCTTGATGCCCTCCATCATCGCGGTGAACATGTCGAAGCCCTCGCGCTGGTACTCGACCAGCGGGTCCTTCTGCGCCATCGCGCGCAGGCCGATGCCCTCCTGGAGGTAGTCCATCTCGTAGAGGTGCTCACGCCACTTGCGGTCGAGGACCGACAGCACGACCCGGCGCTCCAGCTCCCGCATGATCTCGGAGCCGAGCTGCGCCTCACGGGCGGCGTACTGCTCGTGGATGTCGTCCTTGATGGACTCGCAGATGAACTCGGCGGTGAGACCGGCCCGGTCACCTGCCGCCTCCTCAAGCTCCTCGACGGTGACCTTCACCGGGTAGAGCTGCTTGAAGGCGCCCCACAGCCGGTCCAGGTCCCAGTCCTCGGGGAAGCCCTCGGCGGTCTCCGCACCGACGTACGCGTCGATCGTGTCGTCCGTGAAGTGCTGCACCTGCTCGTGCAGGTCCTCGCCCTCCAGAACGCGGCGGCGCTCGCCGTAGATGACCTCGCGCTGCCGGTTGAGCACCTCGTCGTACTTCAGAACATTCTTACGGGTCTCGAAGTTCTGCTGCTCGACCTGCGACTGCGCGGACGCGATCGCGCGCGTGACCATCTTGTTCTCGATCGGCACATCGTCCGGCACGTTCGCCATCGACATCACGCGCTCGACCATCTGGGCCTTGAAGAGCCGCATCAGGTCGTCACCGAGGGAGAGGTAGAAACGGGACTCGCCCGGGTCGCCCTGACGGCCGGAACGACCGCGCAGCTGGTTGTCGATACGCCGCGACTCGTGCCGCTCGGTGCCCAGGACGTAGAGGCCGCCGAGGTCCTTGACCTCCTCGAACTCCGCCTTGACCGCCTGCTCGGCCTTCTGCAGGGCGGCGGGCAGGGCGTGCGCCCACTCCTCGATGTGCTCCTCGGGGTCGAGGCCACGCTGGCGCAGCTCCGCCTCGGCGAGGTCCTCGGGGTTGCCGCCGAGCTTGATGTCCGTACCGCGGCCGGCCATGTTGGTGGCCACCGTCACGGCGCCCCTGCGGCCGGCCTGGGCGACGATCGACGCCTCGCGCTCATGGTGCTTGGCGTTGAGCACCTCGTGCTGGATGCCGCGCTTGCTGAGCTGCTGGGACAGGTACTCCGACTTCTCGACGGACGTCGTACCGACGAGGATCGGCTGGCCCTTCTCGTGCTTCTCGGCGATGTCGTCGACGACCGCCTCGAACTTGGCCACCTCGGTGCGGTAGATCAGGTCCGACTGATCCTTGCGGACCATCGGCTTGTTCGTCGGGATCGGGACCACGCCGAGCTTGTAGATCTGGTGGAACTCGGCGGCCTCGGTCATCGCCGTACCGGTCATGCCGGAGAGTTTGCCGTAGAGGCGGAAGAAGTTCTGCAGGGTGATCGTGGCGAGCGTCTGGTTCTCGTCCTTGATGTCCACCCCTTCCTTCGCCTCGATCGCCTGGTGCATGCCCTCGTTGTAGCGGCGGCCGGCGAGGATACGGCCGGTGTGCTCATCGACGATCATGACCTCGCCGTCGATGACGACGTAGTCCTTGTCCTTCTTGAAGAGTTCCTTGGCCTTGATGGCGTTGTTCAGGTAGCCCACGAGCGGGGTGTTCACCGACTCGTAGAGGTTGTCGATGCCCAGCCAGTCCTCGACCTTGGAGACACCGCCCTCGTGGATGGCGACCGTGCGCTTCTTCTCGTCGACGTCGTAGTCGCCGGTCTCCTCGACGCCCTTGAGGGGGTTGCCCGCCTCGCCCTTCTTCAGGCGCGTGACCAGCTTGGCGAAGTCGCCGTACCACTTGGTGGCCTGGTCGGCCGGGCCGGAGATGATCAGCGGCGTACGGGCCTCGTCGACCAGGATGGAGTCGACCTCGTCGACGATGGCGAAGTTGTGGCCGCGCTGCACCAGCTCGTCCTGCGACCACGCCATGTTGTCACGCAGGTAGTCGAAGCCGAACTCGTTGTTCGTGCCGTACGTGATGTCGCACTCGTACTGCTCGCGGCGCTGGGCCGGCGTCATGTTGGCCAGGATGCAGCCGACGCTCAGGCCCAGGAACTTGTGGACGCGGCCCATCATCTCGGAGTCGCGCTCGGCCAGGTAGTCGTTGACCGTGACGATGTGGACGCCGTCGCCGGAAAGGGCGTTCAGATACGCGGGCAGGGTGCCGACGAGGGTCTTGCCCTCACCGGTCTTCATCTCGGCGACATAGCCGAGGTGGAGGGCGGCGCCGCCCATCAGCTGCACGTCGTAGTGACGCTGGCCGAGGGCGCGCTTGGCGGCCTCGCGGACGGTGGCGAACGCCTCGGGGAGCAGGTCGTCCAGGCTCTCACCGTCGGCGTACCGCTGCTTGTACTCCTCGGTGAGAGCCCGCAGCTCGGCGTCGGAGAGGTCGACGAAGTCCTCTTCGATGGAGTTGACCTGGTCCGCGATGCGGTGCAGCTTGCGCAGGATCTTGCCTTCGCCTGCACGCATGATCTTCGAGAGGACGGACACGGGGGCTGGTCTCCTTGCCGGTCGGGCCTGGGACGGTCGGTTTTCCTTTGACTTACTGAGCAACGGCCATCGTATGCGAGGACACTGCCGTGCCGGGAGGCCTGGCGGCCCCACGGCTGCTTCACCCTGGACAACGGACGGGCCCTGCGGATGGTGCCGCCCCGCGACAAGGAATTGCGCGAAATGTGATCACGCGCTCACATACCGCGAAAAACGCTGGCATGGCGGGGCCGCCCGCACAGAATCGGCCGATGGAACCCGTCACACTCCCCACCGACCGACTCCTGCTGCGTACCGTCGGCCCCGACGACACCGAGGCGGTCTTCGAGGCCGCCCAGGACCCGAACATACAGCGCTGGATCCCCGCGTTCCCCTCTCCCTACCTATGGGAGCACGCCGAGAGTTTCGTCGGGCAGCTCGCGCCCGACGGCTGGGCGGGCGACTCGATGTACACCTTCGGCGTGTTCCTTCCCACAGAAGAGCTGGTGGGGATGCTCGGCATCACGATGCGCGCGCTGGGTGTCGGCGAGGTCGGTTTCTGGGCCGTCAAGGAGCACCGCGGCCGCGGCTACATCACCGAGGCCGCCCTCGCCGCCTCCCGCTGGGCCTTCACCGCGCTGTCCGTCGACCGCCTGGAGTGGCGGGCCGAGGTCGGCAACGGCCCCTCGCGCGCGGTGGCGGAGCGGGTCGGCTTCACCGTCGAGGGCACCCTGCGCGCGGGCGTGAACAACAAGGGGGTCCGCCGGGACTGCTGGGTGGGTTCCCTGCTCCCCTCGGACCTGGGCCTGCCGTCGACGGCACCGTACCTGCCCGCGCGCGCTTGAGCCCGGCCGGGCGAAAGCGCAGGTCAGCCCGCATTGTCAGTGCGGCCCTCTATCGTCCGACGCATGACGACCCTTCCGCGCCCCACCGTCACCCTCACCGCGGACGACGCCCGCCGCATCGCCCTGCGGGCCCAGGGCTTCCTCGGCGCACCCGACCGGAGGGGCGGTGTCCGCGGGGTGCTCCGCCATCTCGGCGCGGTCCAGCTGGACACCATCTCGGTCCTCGCCCGTTCCCACGAACTCGTCCCGTACGCGCGTCTGGGCGCGGTCGGACGCAAGACCGTCGAGGCCGCGTACTGGAACCCCGCATCCGTGGGCGCGTCTCCGGCACAACCGCACGCCTTCGAGTACTGGTCGCACGCGGCCTGCATCCTGCCGGTCGAGGAGTGGCCCCATTTCGCCTTCCGCCGCCGTGCCTACCGCGGCCGCCCACACTGGAACCACCAGCTGCCCGACGGGGCCTACGACCAGGTCGTCAAGCAGTTGCGCGCGGAAGGCCCGCTGACGGCCACGGAACTGGGCGGCGCGAAGAAGACCAGCGAGTGGTGGGACTGGTCCGGCACCAAGGTCGCCGTGGAGCGCGCCCTGATGTACGGCGAGGTGGTGTGTGTCGAGCGGCGCGGCTGGAAGCGGGTGTACGACCTGGCCGAGCGCGCCATCCCGGACGCGCTGCTGCACGACGAGCTGGACGACACCGAGTGCCTGCGCCGTCTGGTCCGGCTGGCCGGTGAGTCCCTGGGCGTCGGCACGCGCGCGGACATCGCCGACTACCACCGCCTCAAGGGCGAGCAGGTCGACGCGGTCATCGCGGATACGGGCCTGGTGCCGGTCGAGGTCGAGGGCTGGGGCAAGCCGGCCTGGGCGGACCCGGCGTCTCTCGCGTCCTCGCCGCGCGGCCGGCACCGCACCACACTGCTGTCCCCGTTCGACTCACTGATCTGGGAGCGGGCCCGCACGGAGCGGATCTTCGGCTTCACCCACCGCCTGGAGGCCTACGTCCCCAAGCCCAAGCGGGTCCACGGCTACTTCGCGATGCCCGTGCTGGCGGGCGGGCAGCTGGTCGGCCGTGTCGACCCGGCACGCGAGGGCAGCACGCTGGTGGCCAAGCAGGTCACCCTGGACGGCCCGAAGGCGGTCCCGGCGGTGGCACAGGCCCTGGTCGAGGCGGCGACGTGGGTGAACTGCTCGGACGTCCGCGTGGAGCGCGTGGACAGCCCCGAACTCCGCGAGCCCCTCACCAGGGAGCTCGCCCGCGCCCTCGTCTAGCCGGCTAGCGGATCTCGAGGATCTTCTCCCGCATCGCGTAGACCACCGCCTCCATCCTGGAGTGCAGCTGCAGCTTCTCCAGGATGTTGCGGACGTGGTTCTTCACGGTGTTCTCGGAGATGAACAACTCCTTGGCGATGTCGCGGTTGTTCATCCCCGTGGCGACGAGCTTGAGGACCTCCAGCTCGCGGTCGGTCAGCCGCGGTGCGGGCACCAGCCGGCGTTCGTCGGTGCGCTGGATCATCGACTTGAACTCGGTGAGGAGTTTGGACGCCATGGACGGGCTGATCTGCGACTGCCCGTCGGCCACCGCGCGAATGGCGGTGGCCACCTCGTCCGTCGAGATCTCCTTGAGGAGATATCCGGTGGCGCCCGCCTTGATCGCGTCGTAGAGGTCGGCCTCTTCGTCGCTGATCGTCAGCATGATGATCTTCGCGCTGGGGGCGACCTCCTTGATGGAGGTGCAGGCCTCGATCCCGCCGCGCTTGGGCATCCGCACGTCCATCAGCACGATGTCGGGCAGCAGATCCGCGGCCTTGTCGACGGCCTCGGCGCCGTCGCCCGCCTCGCCGACGACCTGGATGTCCTCCTCGGCCGCGAGCACGATCTCCAGGCCACGACGGAAGAGGGCATGGTCGTCCACCACCAGGACCCTGATCGGCTCCTTGCGTGCGGGGCCCGGATCCGGGCCCATGCCGATGACACCGTCGTCGGCATCCGCGTCTCGCATCGGTCCGAAGGTGTCCGCCATCGTTCCTCCCCCTGAAGGCTGTGGCCTGTTGTCCTGTGCCATCGCCAACCCAAGGCTGCGGCCCACCGGTTGGGCCGGTGCGGCCATGATTTCATGCCCGGACGTCGCTGCGGTGACGTGCGGGGCGTGAAGTGGTCGCACACCGGTGCCCCTGGGGGCGCACACGCTCTCCAGGGGCACCGGCTCGGCATCAGGCCGGACGGGTCAGCCGCCCAGCGTGCCCCCCGCCGTGGGGGACTGCGCCTCGGCGACCATCATTTCCGTGCTCAGGTGGATGACGCCGTAGTCGTAGGCGTGTCGCCGGTAGACGACGCTCGGTTCCTTGGTCTCGGAGTCGACGAACAAGTAGAAGTCGTGGCCGACCAGTTCCATCTCGTAGAGCGCCTGGTCGAGGCTCATCGGGGAGGCGACGTGCGTCTTCTCGCGGACGATCAGGGGCCCCTCGCCCTTGACCTCCAGCGAGCCGATCCTCTTGGTCGGCACTCCGTCCGTCTCCTCATCGTGGACGGGAAGGCCGTTGCCGTTGAGCGTCGCCGCGCCCGGGACGTGGTCGGGAACCTCGGCGGCTGAAATCCGGCGTGCGCCGCGGCGCGAGAAACGCTTGTCGTGCTGCTTGCGCAGCCGGGCGTCCAACTTCTCCGCCGCCAGGTCGAGTGCCGCGTACGGATCACTGGCCGCTGCCTCCGCCCGGATCACCGGACCGCGGGAGCGGAGCGTGATCTCCACTCGGTCACAACGGTCGGCCTGACGAGGGTTGGGCTCCTTGGACACCTCGACGTCGAGGCTGATCACCTTGCCGTCGAGCTTCTGGATCTTCTCCAGCTTCAGCTTCTCGGCCACGTGCTTGCGGAACCGCTCGGGCACCTCGGTCTTGCGGCCCTTGACGACGATGTCCACGCAGAACTCCGTTCCCGGATCGCTCCGCTCCATCGGCGGAGCATCTCCCTTTTGCACCAGGCTCCGGTGAGCGCCGGAACCTCGGACTCGGTGACTTCCACCTCCTCCTCCCCCATGGGCAAGATCTCCACCCCGGTGGCGCCGGCGATTGCGGAAAACCCGCGCCACGGCATTCGGATATGAGAGGTGTGGCCTGCGCCTTTCCTCACAACCGAACATATCTCGCCCGGACGGATGTCGTCACCCTCTACTGCGGCGTACCTCCGTTCAGGTGAATTGAACCTCTCTCTACCTGCAACGACGCAGGTTCGCCCTCAGTTCCTGTTTATTTCGAAAGAATCCCTGGGACCGGCGACCACGGCTGCATGAAGCGCCTCTCCGGCGGCATTCGGTGCCACGTTTTCCGGTGCACGATGCACCCACTTCCAGCGCTCCTCCCGTGCTCCGGTCCGTCGTTCTCCCCTTCCTTCCCGAGTTGTGGCTTCGTACACAGCCACTCCCCCATCGGAGTGCGATACGGCCGCTTCCCGCAGGGCTCGCGCCGCCTCCGCGAGGCTCGCCCCCGTGGTGATCAGGTCGTCGACCAGGACGACCCGGCCCCCGGTGAGCAGCCGGGCGCCGCCCGCCGTCACCTCCAGTGCGCCCGCCAGGTTCGCCAGGCGCCGGCGTGCGTCGAGCCCCGACTGGTCCGCCACGGCCCGCCGCTGCCGCAGCACCGCGGCCACCCGGGCAGGTGTCCCGGTGCGCCGCAGCTCCCCGGCCGCCGCGAGCGCCATCCGCCGCACCGGATCGTGCCCGCGCGCCCGCACGGCCCACCGAGCGGAGGGCACGGGGACCAGCAGCACGCTCCCGAGCCTCCCCGGCCCCGCCTGCCCGTCACCGCGCCCGGCCCGACCGAGACCCCCGCGGACCGCTCCCGCCAGGGCCGCGCCCAGGGCTCCCGTGAGCGCCAGGGCGCCTCGTTCCTTGTGGGCGAGGAGGAGCTCGCGTACCTGCAGCGCGTAGGGAGCCGCCGCGTGCACCACCGGCAGCCCTGGCGGCTCCGGCACCGGCCGCACCCGCCGCGGCACGGCTCCGCCCAGGGCGCCGCGGCACCGCGGGCAGAGCACCGTACGAGGTGCCCCGCAGCCTGCGCATTCGGCCGACAGCACCAGGTCGGTGAGGTCCTGCCACCACCCCCGCATGCACACCACTGTGCCAAGGTCCGGGATCCCCGGCCACCCCTGTGGAAAACGCCCTGTGGACAACCGGGAGCGACGCTCGCCGCTCGTCACTTCGAGGAGTGGCGGCCGTGGGAAGTCCGGTCCGGACAGGCAGCTCCAGCCTCAGTCAGAGCAGCCCCAGGCAGCCGGCGGCCGCATGCGCGGCCCAGACGGCACCGGCAGCGGCCAGGTGCCCGGTCCGAGGCAGCCGTACCCTCGGCCCGGACGGGCCGGGGCAGCCTGTTCTCAGCCCGGACAGGCCGGAGCAGCCCTGTCCTCAGCCCGGATAGACCGGCGCCGTCCCGTCCTTGTCCACCTTCTGCCACTGCGCCCCGGACGGCAGCCGTACGATCCCGTCGTCCTTCGAGTAGGCGACCAGCGGCACCCGTTCGTCCTCGGACGAGGCGATCCCCTTCACGCCCGAGAGGGCGGCGGGCGCCGGGCCGTCCAGAGTGGAGCCGTCGACCTGGACATACCGCATCTGGTGCACGCCCCCCTGTTCGAGGCCGGCCACGACCAGTCGG is a genomic window of Streptomyces griseochromogenes containing:
- a CDS encoding response regulator, whose amino-acid sequence is MADTFGPMRDADADDGVIGMGPDPGPARKEPIRVLVVDDHALFRRGLEIVLAAEEDIQVVGEAGDGAEAVDKAADLLPDIVLMDVRMPKRGGIEACTSIKEVAPSAKIIMLTISDEEADLYDAIKAGATGYLLKEISTDEVATAIRAVADGQSQISPSMASKLLTEFKSMIQRTDERRLVPAPRLTDRELEVLKLVATGMNNRDIAKELFISENTVKNHVRNILEKLQLHSRMEAVVYAMREKILEIR
- a CDS encoding GNAT family N-acetyltransferase is translated as MEPVTLPTDRLLLRTVGPDDTEAVFEAAQDPNIQRWIPAFPSPYLWEHAESFVGQLAPDGWAGDSMYTFGVFLPTEELVGMLGITMRALGVGEVGFWAVKEHRGRGYITEAALAASRWAFTALSVDRLEWRAEVGNGPSRAVAERVGFTVEGTLRAGVNNKGVRRDCWVGSLLPSDLGLPSTAPYLPARA
- the hpf gene encoding ribosome hibernation-promoting factor, HPF/YfiA family, which codes for MDIVVKGRKTEVPERFRKHVAEKLKLEKIQKLDGKVISLDVEVSKEPNPRQADRCDRVEITLRSRGPVIRAEAAASDPYAALDLAAEKLDARLRKQHDKRFSRRGARRISAAEVPDHVPGAATLNGNGLPVHDEETDGVPTKRIGSLEVKGEGPLIVREKTHVASPMSLDQALYEMELVGHDFYLFVDSETKEPSVVYRRHAYDYGVIHLSTEMMVAEAQSPTAGGTLGG
- a CDS encoding ComF family protein codes for the protein MRGWWQDLTDLVLSAECAGCGAPRTVLCPRCRGALGGAVPRRVRPVPEPPGLPVVHAAAPYALQVRELLLAHKERGALALTGALGAALAGAVRGGLGRAGRGDGQAGPGRLGSVLLVPVPSARWAVRARGHDPVRRMALAAAGELRRTGTPARVAAVLRQRRAVADQSGLDARRRLANLAGALEVTAGGARLLTGGRVVLVDDLITTGASLAEAARALREAAVSHSDGGVAVYEATTREGRGERRTGAREERWKWVHRAPENVAPNAAGEALHAAVVAGPRDSFEINRN
- a CDS encoding winged helix-turn-helix domain-containing protein translates to MTTLPRPTVTLTADDARRIALRAQGFLGAPDRRGGVRGVLRHLGAVQLDTISVLARSHELVPYARLGAVGRKTVEAAYWNPASVGASPAQPHAFEYWSHAACILPVEEWPHFAFRRRAYRGRPHWNHQLPDGAYDQVVKQLRAEGPLTATELGGAKKTSEWWDWSGTKVAVERALMYGEVVCVERRGWKRVYDLAERAIPDALLHDELDDTECLRRLVRLAGESLGVGTRADIADYHRLKGEQVDAVIADTGLVPVEVEGWGKPAWADPASLASSPRGRHRTTLLSPFDSLIWERARTERIFGFTHRLEAYVPKPKRVHGYFAMPVLAGGQLVGRVDPAREGSTLVAKQVTLDGPKAVPAVAQALVEAATWVNCSDVRVERVDSPELREPLTRELARALV
- the secA gene encoding preprotein translocase subunit SecA encodes the protein MSVLSKIMRAGEGKILRKLHRIADQVNSIEEDFVDLSDAELRALTEEYKQRYADGESLDDLLPEAFATVREAAKRALGQRHYDVQLMGGAALHLGYVAEMKTGEGKTLVGTLPAYLNALSGDGVHIVTVNDYLAERDSEMMGRVHKFLGLSVGCILANMTPAQRREQYECDITYGTNNEFGFDYLRDNMAWSQDELVQRGHNFAIVDEVDSILVDEARTPLIISGPADQATKWYGDFAKLVTRLKKGEAGNPLKGVEETGDYDVDEKKRTVAIHEGGVSKVEDWLGIDNLYESVNTPLVGYLNNAIKAKELFKKDKDYVVIDGEVMIVDEHTGRILAGRRYNEGMHQAIEAKEGVDIKDENQTLATITLQNFFRLYGKLSGMTGTAMTEAAEFHQIYKLGVVPIPTNKPMVRKDQSDLIYRTEVAKFEAVVDDIAEKHEKGQPILVGTTSVEKSEYLSQQLSKRGIQHEVLNAKHHEREASIVAQAGRRGAVTVATNMAGRGTDIKLGGNPEDLAEAELRQRGLDPEEHIEEWAHALPAALQKAEQAVKAEFEEVKDLGGLYVLGTERHESRRIDNQLRGRSGRQGDPGESRFYLSLGDDLMRLFKAQMVERVMSMANVPDDVPIENKMVTRAIASAQSQVEQQNFETRKNVLKYDEVLNRQREVIYGERRRVLEGEDLHEQVQHFTDDTIDAYVGAETAEGFPEDWDLDRLWGAFKQLYPVKVTVEELEEAAGDRAGLTAEFICESIKDDIHEQYAAREAQLGSEIMRELERRVVLSVLDRKWREHLYEMDYLQEGIGLRAMAQKDPLVEYQREGFDMFTAMMEGIKEESVGYLFNLEVQVEQQVEEVPVEEAQPVAEGAVQDTVPAQAGARPEIRAKGLDVPQRRDLHFSAPTVDGEGGIVERDLEDEEPVRSESDGLTRAERRRQAKGGRRRKK